The following are encoded together in the Nerophis ophidion isolate RoL-2023_Sa unplaced genomic scaffold, RoL_Noph_v1.0 HiC_scaffold_53, whole genome shotgun sequence genome:
- the LOC133546970 gene encoding zinc finger protein 771-like, translated as MSHSPLILGQEEADVSKFPLTVVSVKTEEHEDKPPESSQLHHSPNVEEEPLPHEQEKEPQSPNIREKEEVPHSQHSKEGGEEPHPPHIKEEGKTPQTHNVKLTLHIKGQAEDPLILHIKNEEVDPLIPHFKEQENLLTAHIKKEEEDPLTPYFKEEEEDQEAPHIKEEEEDQEVPHIKEEEEDQEPPHIKEEEEEEGISQPKWLEEFPVTGVPVKSEDDEVKGESEERGGGEPPSSSSTQHMTTEADGDHCGGSQADKLLAPLSDSEDTTSHSPDTDDEDSKDDKTCHTDNTPFTCSHCHKTFKYHCRLKRHMRTHTGEKPFSCSICSKGYAQSQNLKRHMKTHTGENLFTCSICGKGFTESQHLKVHMRTHTGEKPFSCSTCGKGFTESQKLKVHMRTHTGEKPFFCSTCGKGFAQSQDVKRHMRTHTGEKAFSCSICGKGFTRSTDVKRHTRTHTGKKSHSCSICNRIFCRRPNLVRHMRRHPGEKVLSCSVCGERLSSKYQCKKHKCAGENSSSK; from the exons atgagccacagccctcttattttagggcaggaggaggctgatgtcagcaagtttccactgactgttgtctctgtgaagactgaagagcatgaagacaaaccacctgagtcctcacagcttcatcacagtccaa acgtTGAAGAAGAACCTCTACCCCATGAGCAGGAgaaggaaccacagtcccccaaCATACGCGAgaaagaagaggtaccacattcccagcacagcaaagagggaggagaggagccacatcccccccacattaaagaggaaggcaagacgccacagacccataatgttaaactgacccttcacattaaagggcaagcggaggacccactgatcttacacatcaaaaatgaagaggTGGACCCACTGAttcctcactttaaggagcaagagaacctgctgaccgctcacattaaaaaggaagaggaggacccactgaccccctactttaaagaggaagaggaggaccaagaggcgccgcacattaaagaggaagaggaggaccaagaggtgccgcacattaaagaggaagaggaggaccaagagccgccgcacattaaagaggaagaggaggaagagggcatcagtcagcctaaatggttggaggagttcccagtgactggtgtccctgtgaagagtgaagatgatgaggtgaaaggtgaaagtgaggagaggggagggggggagcctccaagcagcagctcaacacaacacatgacaacagaagctgatggagaccactgtggaggatcacaagcagacaagctcttagctccactatcagatagtgaggacacaacgtcacactctcctgacactgatgatgaagactctaaagatgataagacatgtcacactgacaacactcccttcacatgttctcactgtcacaaaacctttaaataccattgtcgtctgaaaagacacatgagaacacacactggagaaaaacctttctcttgttcaatctgtagtaaaggttatgcacaaagtcagaatttgaaaagacacatgaaaacacacactggagaaaacctttttacctgttcaatatgtggtaaaggttttacagaaagtcaacatttgaaagtacacatgagaacacacactggtgaaaaacctttttcatgttcaacctgtggtaaaggttttacagaaagtcagaaattgaaagtacacatgagaacacacactggtgaaaagccttttttctgttcaacctgtggtaaaggttttgcacaaagtcaggatgtgaaaagacacatgagaacacacactggtgaaaaagctttttcctgttcaatctgtggtaaaggttttacaagaagtacagATGTGAAAAGACACACTAGAACCCACACTGGTAAAAAAtcgcattcctgttcaatctgcaacagaatctTTTGTCGACGACCAAaccttgtaagacacatgagaagacacccaggagagaaagtgttgagttgcagtgtgtgtggtgaaagattgtcttctaagtaccagtgtaagaaacacaagtgtgctggtgagaacagcagcagcaaatga
- the LOC133546969 gene encoding uncharacterized protein LOC133546969 isoform X3, whose amino-acid sequence MNARQEERPLQQQEDPQPPHIKEEEEEVWMSQEGECPVGQEEADVSKFPLTVVSVKTEEHEDKPPESSQLHHSPKK is encoded by the coding sequence atgaacgctcgtcaagaagaacgtccccttcagcagcaggaggatccacagcccccccacattaaagaggaagaggaggaagtgtggatgagtcaggagggagagtgtcctgtagggcaggaggaggctgatgtcagcaagtttccactgactgttgtctctgtgaagactgaagagcatgaagacaaaccacctgagtcctcacagcttcatcacagtccaa